Genomic segment of Sodaliphilus pleomorphus:
TGCTGCTATAACTGCGCCCCATGGATTGGCGGCAATGACTGCCCACAATCTTTTAAAGCTAGCGACAAGCATATTATTCCAGAAAACTTTGAGTTGGTCAGCGATAACGGCAGCGTTTACATAAGCGGTGTAAACGCCGATTGCAGTAGCCGTAGAAATAATAGTACCTGCATATTCACTGATAAATGAGATTGTCGCAGACAGCACACGCATCATTGCACTGGTGCCTGTGATGGCGTACTTCATGGCCGGAGCCAGTTTCTGCCCCAGCTCCACCGCCATCTCGTGGAAGCCTTTCTTGGCTTTATCGAGTTGAGCCTGAACGGTGTTGTTCTGGACATTATACTCTTTTGTAACCGACGTACCCTCTTTGAAAGCCACGTTGGCTGCCTGTTGCTGCTGCTTCACCATGTCGATGTTACCGGCAAGTGCGGCGATCACCGCGCTGGCGCGTGCTCCATCAGTGCCCATGGCATCGAACACAGGAGCCAGCACGCTGATGTTGCCCAATTCATGCAGTCGGGAGAGCAGCATCAGCAGAGCCTCGTTGGTGTCCTCTTTCAGCACCTTACTGAATGCTTGCAGGTCCATGCCTGTCGCCTTGGCGATCTTGGCAGGATCCTGGAACAGTGTCATGATCAGTTGCGAGAGAGCCGTGGCGCTCATCTCCACCGCCTGACCTTGCGAGTCGAGCACGGCAGCGAAGCCCATGAGCTCAGGGATCGTCATGTTAGCCTGCTTGCCCACGCCGGCAAGGCGTTGGGCGAAGTCAGTCAAGTAGGGAGCCGACGCAGTGCAGTTTTGCGACAGTTCGTTGACCACCGAGCCCACGGCAAGCAGCGACTGTTCGACCCCCAGCCGCTGTTTGTCGCCGAAGATGTCGGTCAGCTTGGAGAGCGTTAGCGTAGCCCCCTCACCCAGATCATCCAGGGCCACATTGATTTGGTCGGCAGCCTTGACGAAGCCCAGCACATCCTCTTGGCTCTGCAAGCCCAGCCTGCCCGCCTCCTGTGCCAGTTTGTTCAAGTCCTCGCGGCTTGTGCGAGTGTCCATGCCCTTGAACGCCTCGTTGAGCTTGCCCACTTCGTCGGTAGTCATGCCGGTGAACTTACGCACATTAGCCATTTCGGCTTCCATGTCGGCATAGGCCTGCACCGCTTGGCGTGCTGTGAACACCAAGCCCGTGAAGGCTGCGGCGGCACTGGCGATGCTCATGCCCCACTCATTCACCTTGCGGTTAAGACGCGAGAGCAGCCCCTCGTGCTCACGCATCTCATCATCGACGGCACGGATTTCGGCCTTAACACGCTTGATGGCTTCGACATGCGCTTTCCACGCTTTCGAGCCACGCTCCATGTGGTCAAGGTCTTGTTTCAGCTGCTTGAGTGTGAAGCGCAGTTCCTTTGGCGAGGCTTCGTTAAGCTTCGCCAGCGCCGCTTGGCACCGAGCCGATGCCGTGCGGGCGTTGTCCAGTTGGCGCGAGACCTTGTTGATTTCCTTTTGGACACTTGCGAGCCCTTTCTGGTCGCCGGCAGCCTCGAATTGCTTTTTTTTAGCTATGAGGCTGTCCATCTTATTCTCCAGCTCGGCAATCTTGCGTCCGGCAGGTTGGTTGTTCACGTCAACGCTGACCGTTGCTTGTGTAGATATATCAGGCATAAAACTTGTTTTTGTGCAAAATTAAATCTAACTCACGGCACATAAAAAGACCTTTTGTGTGCCTGTTCCGCTCTCTCCGCAGGAGGTTTCATTCGTGGGTCGTAGTAGTCTCTGAAACAGGCTGAACAGGCTGTTTTAGATACGACCCACGAGGGGTAAAAGCGAATCCTTTCGCTACTACAGCGAGCAAAACCCTTAGCAAATAGGGTGTTGCGAGCGGCCGATGGCCGCATTCTTGCGGTCAGAACGAAAGTTCTGCCCCCACTGCCCTACGCCGCCGAGCCACTTACCACCATTGAGCCAGCGGAATATGCCAGCGGTCACTCGCCCCGCGCGTGCGGGCACGGCTGCGAGGTCACGCCGGTCACTTACCACCCATCAGAACGATGAAGTTACATTGATAGAGTGCGTTGACTGCGGGAACTTCTCCACGCCGATGCACAGCGTGTCGAAGGCATCGCTGCCGTCGGTGCGAGCCTCCAGCTTATCCTCCTCGGTCTCGGCGAGTTTCTCGCCTCGTTTGTCCTTGCCTCCATTATAGACACCTGCAGTCTGCACCGACACGAGCAGGTCTTCGTTGTTCTCCCGGTTGAACATCGGTCGCAGTCGTGCGTGACCCGCGAGCATGCGGTTGATGAGCAGCTGCTTCTCGATGTGGTGCATGGGCCTACCCAGATACACATCACGCACCCTCCACCCACGTTTTTTAAACTCGTTGATGATGACCCAGCGGAAGTCTTCCTGGTTCACGGCATAGTTAGAGCCAATGGCAGTGGAGTCGTAGTAGAACACCACCTCTCGCCGCTTGTGGTGGCGGTAGTACTGGCAGAAGTCGTCAATCAGTTCGGGCAGTTTGCGCTCGAATTTGACGAAAAATGACTTGAGGATAAGCAGCTGCGTCTTGCGGGGCTGCCCCACCACCAGCCAGTTGATATTGGCGTTATAGTCGAAGGCGATGCACAGCGGTTGGTTGCGGTCGACATCGGCATCAGCCAGCGATGACGGTTCCTTAATCTTGTCGAACTGATACTCAAGGTCATCGAGGTAGGAGAAGTTGGTGGCACTGTACTTGTTGTTCTCGGTCATCGAGGAGTAGAAGCCGTCGCGCTGAATGCCGATGCGCTTGCACAGCACGCTGGTCTGGAACGTGAGCGGTGGAAGGTCACGCTTCAGCTGGTTGATGAACGCCTCGCCCAGCACCTGCATGTTATAGATTGTAGATGCCTCACGGTAGTAGGTGGCCACCGAGCGCATACGGCACAGGTCACGGTTGAGTGTGCGCAGCTGTGAGCGCAGCCATGCAGGCACCTCGTGTCCCTTGGCCGTGATCGCAGCAATCTTCTGCTCGACGCGCCACACCTCATAGACCGTGCCTTGAATCAGCTTAATCAGTTCGGGGTCGCACTTGTGTTCATACTCCAGGAACCAAGAGCCTTTCTTAGTTACCGGCATATCACTGGTGATAAGCATGCCGTGATGGAAGTAGTGCTTGCCGAAGTACTGGCGGTTGCCGCGGTTGGCCGGCAACGTCTCATCCTTCAGCTGCTCGAAGTCGATAAACTTGGCTTCATCGATGTCGAGCGCGTCGTAAGACTGAGAGTTCGATGTGCCGCTTCGGTCCTGGGATATGATGAAGCCAATGCTGCCGTTGTAGAACGACAGCACATTCTCATAGTTCTCAGGACGGAAGATAGGCTCCGGCCAATGCCACGCCTTAGGCGGCTTGATGCCGATGCACCAATGCACGTTGCGCAGGTAGCCGAGTTTCTCCCAGTGCACCAACATCGACGGCAGCGTGTTGGTCAGCGCACGCTTGCAGTTAGGCGACACGATGCCGGTGATAGAGCCCGGCATGCGCTGCATGTTGCGCAGGTTCCACAGCGCGTGGATCAAGCCCTTGCCCAGCGCACGACCGGCGCAGAGGATAGTGTCCTTTGCGCCTGTGTATATTACCTCGTTCTGGATGTCGTTCAGGTAGAACGGCTGCGGATCAATCGGCTTCATCGGCTTCATCGGCTTTAGGTTTGAAGATCTCGTCCTCGTTGAACTCCACCGTCTCAAATTCCACTTCTTCGATTTCCTCGTTCCAGTACGAGGCAATCTTCTTCTGAATCTTCTCGCGAATGTTAGGCACCGGTTTGAATCCAGCCACCGACGGGTCATCAGTCGGCTTGAACGGTTGGATCATTATCTTGTCGAAGCCGCGATCGACAAGGTCTTCTTTGTCGAGCTGGGTATATTTTGCATACTTGTCGGCAGCAGCCACCATGCTCTTAGCATCGCGGTTGATGCGTGCCATCTCGTAGGCAGCGCTCACCATCTCGATGAAGCGGTAGCGGTGATATTCCTTGGTGGACTTCTGCAAGTCACCCAGCAGAGCCTTCACCAACCGCAGGTCGGCGTAGGCTTGTGTGGGTTGCAGTTCATACACCTGTTGGATGTATGCCACCAAGTCACGGTCTTTGGTGAGCGGGAACTTCAGCCAATAGTTGTAGATGTCACGCAGTCTAATCAGATGGTGTTGCGTGACTGCTGGCAGTCCAGCTGCTTCCATTTTGCTGACATCAGCAAAAAGATAGTCTTTGGCTGTATCGAGAATTGCCGGTATCATAGATCTTCGTCGGTTTGCATATCGCGCAGGTATGCCGATGTGAGCTGCACCGCCAGCGGGGAGCCCACTTCGGCCAGTTCAATCTCCTGCTTGCGCAGTTTGTGTGCCGTCTCGGCTTTGGCTTTGAGATAGACCCGACGCACCGGCGATGACTTGTCGTTGATGGCCAGGCGCAGCATGTCCTCATTGAGGTCAAGCAGCGCAGCCATCTCGCTGATGGGCGTGAGGTCACCCGCCAGCTCGGCGATACGGTCGAGCATTGGTTGGTCAAAGCCTGTCGAGAGGTAGTGCAGCAGTTTTGAGTTGTAGGAATCCATGTGCGATGTATTGATAGATGTCGTTGTTGGTAGTGATTATGCCGCATTCCATGCGGTTGCCCTGTGTTTGGTTCTGCGAAGTGACGATTGTCACATGGTGAGAATCGTTTTTGAGCAGCACCACTTTGCTGTGGTTCTCGCAGAGGAACACAGCATCGAAGACCGATTTGATGAAGCCGGCAAGAAGTACCGTTTTTCGACTTGCCTTCAAGTCGAGAAACAGCGAGCAAGACTTTACCAGGCCTTCGTTCTTCAGTCGGTGCAAGCGTCTGATGAACGCATCGCTTGTCGAGAAGGTCGAAATCACCAGATCAGCAGGACCGATTTGCCGCAGAACCTGGTCAATCACGTCTGCAAGCTGCAAACGGTTGTCGAAGTAAGCCTGCAGGGGCGTGTTCGCCAACGGTTTCAGGTGATTGACCTCACGCCTGGGCATCGTCATTTATGTTGATGCCCAGAGCCAACAACTCTGTCGTGACGGCAGCACCCACGATGCCGCCGGCATGACGGATTGCTGCGACACTGTCAAGGATTTTCGCCTTGGCGGTGTCGGTTTTCTCGGCATTGTCCTGCTCAAGTGATTGGGCAAGTATCTTCTTATACTTGCTTAAAGTCTTGCGAGCGGCGTTAATCTTGCGAGCGGCTTGGTCATCGGTGGCGTTGTCTGTCGCGTCCTGTGCAGCAGGGCAAGCGTCAGGCTCGTCGCCGATGACGAAGCCGTCATAGCGTTCGAGATTAGCGCGGTACTTCTTGTCGGCTTCATCCAGTATCTTCAGATACTCGTATCGGTCGCACGGCTCTGCCCGCTCCATGGTCTTCAGCTGTTCAAAGACATTCTTGATGGTTTTGTACAGCTGAAGGTTGTTGTCCCATAACGCTTGCACTGCGGCAGGGAGTCGGTCGTGGTCCTCACGTCGGCCCCTGGCGACCTTAGCCTCGGGCAGTTCATCATCGGTAGATATGACTGCCGGAGGCGTGGCAAGCGTTTTTTCAGCTGCAGGAATCACTTGGGATTCAAGCCTCATGACGTCGTCGCGCGTAAGGCCGTCGAGGCGGATGCGCAAGTGTTTCCGCAGCTCGTACTCCAGTTTGTCGGCGAACTTATCTGGCCGACGCATGATGTTGGCATAGAGTAAGCGGTTGTTATTAAGGCGCAGCAGCATCAAGGCGCCAGCCGCGATGTCGCGTTGGTCGCGAGGCGAGTTAAGCCAGTCGGCCAGTTGAGCGGTAAAATTATGGTCCATGTGATTAAGAGGAATTAAAAGGTCGGGCGGTCCAGGCTACTGAAAGACTGGGTGCCCGACCTGTGAGGGTTGGATTGCTAAAGAGGAACGTCAATCTGATGTTGCCACCGAGCCGTCGGCTCCGTTGATTTTGCCTTCGGCCGTTTCGATCTTGCCAGTATAATACGGCGAGGGCATAATGTCGGTCACGGTAACCGTGATGGTTGTGCCGCTGGCGTCAGTCTCAGAGCTGCCACTCTCCTGAGCCGGTGTCGTGTTCGTTTCGAACATGGCATTGCCCAGCAGGCGGTATTGCCCGTCGCGTTGCGGCCAGAGGTAGACCAGGTCGTCGGCATTAGCCTGGCGGCAGAAGGCTGCGGCCTCTGCATTGTTGCCAGGGTAGCGGAACTCGCCGGTGTTTTTAAACGTTTTGCTGGGTGCGTCGCCTTGCGACTCACTCTTAACACTCGACGAGCTGGCCACGATGTCGATTTTTTTCCACTTGCTGTCAGCCTTGAGCACGAAGTCAGATTTGATGATAGCGAGGTCCTTCATCGAGCCATCGCTGGGCACAGAAGCCGGAGCCGACGGGAAAGTCACGATATCGCTTTTTGCGATATAGTAGATGTGCGATCTCAGGCCAGGGAGCACAGTAGTGCCCTTGCAGTGCACAAGCGACTCATAGAGTGCGGTCGCAGCACACGGGTTGGCAGTTGTAGTAGGTGTAGGCATAATTCTAACTCCTTTCGTTATTAAGCGGTTTTCAGTTTGCCCACGAGCAGGCGCTCGGGGCTGATAGACTCAAACTGCACACCGAAGAACATGGTAGCGATGAATTGCAGCACAAAAGCCTCATGCTTCTCGATGGTGATGTTCTCTTCTTCGCCCTCTTGGTTCACGCCCACGAGCATGTTCCCTTGTGTGGAGAGATGGATGTAAGGCGAGTTGGCCTTGTTGTACAGAGGCACGAAGCTAACATTCTCAAAACCCTCAACCACGGTCTTCTTGTACTCGGTGTTGTAGGGAATAGCACCCACGGTAGACTGATAGTCTTTGAGGTAAGCACGGTAGATGGCTGGTGAGCAGAACAGCTTCACTTGCTGACCGGAATCCACGAGTAACTCGCTCGCTTTCTCACAGAACGCCTTGAGCTGGTCAACGGCGTTGTTGGCGGTGATAGCCTCGGTAAACTCAAAGAGGTTGCCGATGGTGGTGCTGATGGTGGGCGTGGTAGCTTTGATTTCACTAGTGGTGATGGTGTCGAAGCCGTTGAACAGATCGACGCTGGTGGTGCCGTCGTCGTCGCGCACAGCATCCCAGATGTGCGACTGCAAGTTGCCACCGAGTTTAGCTGTCAGATAAGAGAGCACGCGCAAGGCGATATCCACGTTTTTCAGATTCTCACCTTTGGTGATGGCAGCATCATAGATGCTCTTGACAACGCTGTTAGGCGAGAACTTCTTGACCACGCTACCCAGGAAGGTGTAGAGCGTGCGTCCCTTGATGTTCATGCCATCGTTGTCAATACGGGTCTCGCTGTAAGGGCCCAGCTCGATGTTGCCAGTAAGCTCTCCCACACTCTCAGCGTAGCGGATGCCACGGCGCAGCGTCATGTACTGCAGGGTCTCCTGCATGGCATGGACGGGCATCTGCAGCAGCTCGGTGCGGAATTTGTGACCGCTCAGCTGCAGTTGTTCGGGGGTGATTGTCATTTTTCCCATATTAAATGAGGTCTTTGATTTGGTTAAACATTTCTTTGCTGTTCATGGGCCGGTTATCGGCCGAAGCCTCGTCAACCTTTGCCGTTGTGTCGGCAGGAGCCTGTTGCAGGTTCTTAACCTGTGCTTCCAGCCCTGAGATAGTTTTGTCGCGCTCGGCGATGGTGTCGGCATCGGCCTGATGTTGCGACTGGAGCTCATTCAGGCGGTCTTCAATCGCCTGCAGTTGGTCGGCGGTCAGCGTTGCGCTGCCGTCGGTGATGGCGATTGCCTCCAGGTTGAGCAGGCTCGCCACGTTGGTAAACTTTTTATCCATGATTGCGAGTTTTGTGCTGGTGTCATCACACGCAGCGAGTTTATTCTTTGGAGTGAGCATGTCCTTGATTGCCTTTAGGGATTCAAGGACGGTGTGAAAGCCGAAAGCCGTGCTGTCGGGTTGGATTTCAAGCCCTGTGAGCGGCAGCCCTGCGGCATTGAATTTGCGGGCGAGTGCGTTGGTCATCTCGGGAGCTACGTCATCTTCAGCGATTTCGTCGATGAAGCCCCAGTCAAGAGCCTCCTGCGCGGTGAGCCATTTACTCTCCTTGAGCAGGTCGAGCAGTTCTTCCTGCGAGTGGTTCTTGCAGCGAGATGCGTACATGGCGGCGAGCACGCCGTCAATCTTCTCATTGTCCTCCTTGTTTTTCTGCAGCCTGTCGATGAGGGTCTGCAAGTCGGTGGCATTCATCTGCCCCCACTCAAAGACCTCGTTGCTGCACTGGTGGACGAGGAACAGCGCATACTTGCCCATCACTATATGCTTGGCTCCCATTGCGACCACAGTTGCCGCGCTTGCCACGAAGCCATGCAGGTGAGCGGTGACATCGCCGTGGTCGATAAACTGCTGTCTGATGTCAAGACCATCATCAAGGCTGCCGCCGAGAGAGGAAATCTTGACATCGACATGCTCATCTTTGTGGCGATCCAGCTGGCGGCGTATGCTCTGTTTGTCAGTGCCCAGCCACCAGTCGCCGATGTAGTCGTCAATAATGATTTGATAGTACATAGTTAATTTATTTTGTGCAAAGTTATTGCGACCTTTTTGAAGTCAAAAAGACCAATTAAGCCTTGATTTCAAGCAAATCGAGCGGTGTTTGCCAGCTGACAGTAATAATTTTGCCACTTGGTTCGGTCGCTTTGTCCGGGTAGTTGTCACTGACCGTGGTCACCGGGAACGGCTGCTCATTGATGCCTATGAGATATTGCTTACCCTCGACGGTGGTCACGCGCCAGGCCAGTCGCCGATGATCCACATGAAAATCATCGGTCGTGTGAGCGGTGAGTTTGACGGACGTCAAGCGGCTGCCGTTCTCCACGTTCTGCGACACAACCACTGAGGCGAGCCCCACCAGGCACAAATCTATGAAGTTGCGCCAGTACTGCAAGCTCACCTCATGGTCGCCAAGAAGCACCATGTTTTTGAGGTAGCGAGTTTCAATGAACTCAACTTTGATGATGTTTTGAAGAAGTTGTTGCATATCTCATTCTGTTTAAGTTTGTTCGCAGTTGTGCAGGTTTGTTCGCGTTTGTGCAGGTTTGTTCGCAAAAACCGAAATCGTGCCTCAGTGTCCGTCGTTTTTTTCACGAGAATTGCTTTGCAGGTTGATGCCTTTTTTAGTGTAGGCATCCCGGATGCGGTAATACTTTTGTCTGACTGTCTCCACGCGATCGAGAGATATACCGTGCATCTCACACCAGGCAGCCACCCGGGTGTTGATGCCGATGTTGGTGTTCTCGATGCGTTTGAGGTCGTTCCACAAGTTCTGAATGAACAGGTCCATGATTGCCTCATGCAACGCTTTTTTGCCTTTCACGCCCATGTAGTTATATGATGAAGGTGGTTTAGCCTTGCTGTCGGGGATGCAGATGGCGGTATCGCCTACCGATGGAGCATCAGGCAAAGTGTATTCGGGCAACTTTTGGATGAAGGTACGTATCACCGCGTTCTCATTCGAGCCAGTAGGGAACACGACAGGGTTGCCCAGCGAGTGCGCCAGCCACTCGGCCAGGTACTTCTCAAGCTTGATATATATCACAAACTGGCTCATATAGAGTACAAAAATACTAAATATTTTGCTGATTACAGCAATGTATTATCGAAAACAATAATTTATCTGAGATAAACATGGAGTAGCTGCAACACGCGCTACATTTGCCTACAACAATGTAATGTGTTGATTGTATGAAATTTAACAAAACTACATAACCCTCAAAATGGGACTACATGTGTAGTATTTATATATGATTTGTAGTAAAATCTAAAAAAAATAGTAAAATGTAGCTGATTGTAGCAGGTTGTAGGCAAGTTGTAGCATAGCTAAAGGCTTGAATATTGGCGATGTAGCCTTTGTAGCGCATGTAGCAGACGAAACCGCCTCAAAAAAATAAAGTTGTCGTTTCACGGCAAAGAAAAGCCCCACGGCGATGAAGCCATGGGGCGCAGTCTGCAATGGTCGTCAATGTGTCCAATCAAACGAGGCGCAGACTGGAAAACTCTTTGCCGAGTTGGTGTATTCC
This window contains:
- a CDS encoding Clp protease ClpP, which translates into the protein MYYQIIIDDYIGDWWLGTDKQSIRRQLDRHKDEHVDVKISSLGGSLDDGLDIRQQFIDHGDVTAHLHGFVASAATVVAMGAKHIVMGKYALFLVHQCSNEVFEWGQMNATDLQTLIDRLQKNKEDNEKIDGVLAAMYASRCKNHSQEELLDLLKESKWLTAQEALDWGFIDEIAEDDVAPEMTNALARKFNAAGLPLTGLEIQPDSTAFGFHTVLESLKAIKDMLTPKNKLAACDDTSTKLAIMDKKFTNVASLLNLEAIAITDGSATLTADQLQAIEDRLNELQSQHQADADTIAERDKTISGLEAQVKNLQQAPADTTAKVDEASADNRPMNSKEMFNQIKDLI